The Macaca fascicularis isolate 582-1 chromosome 14, T2T-MFA8v1.1 genome contains the following window.
GATGAGCCAgtccattatttcctaaacaatgtATAATCTGTGGGCTGTTCTTTCACCAGGGACACTTGAAATGGCAAAATCTTTTCCTCTCTGCCAATGGTTCTGTGCACCACAGccataaagaaatgtaaaagttACTTGTTGGCTTATTAGTCTCAATAAGTTTTAGTTGATTAAACAAACAGATAAAGTCTCACAGCCAGGACTGCTGCGGCTGGAATTGCTGACATACTGTCATACCTCTCACTGGTCAATTCACACTCTCCTCCCATCTACACAGCTCTGGAGATTAAAAACAATCCAACCATGACTATCATGGCTTCAGAGGTCTATGAACTCCCAGGAATGATATGCAGACTTTTTCCTGAGGAGAGCCTAAACTTTTTTATTGGTTTCTCAAAGAGGGTCACTGACCAACATTTAGAGACATGGGCCAAGTCCGGCTACATTTAGATTCCGTAGTGGTGTCTGGTTTTAGTTTGCCAcgtcctttctcctttttcttgtcATAGTGCCCGCTctttgggaggtgggggaagaGTCTTCCCCTGAAGTCTTCACTGCTGCTGGAGAATCTTCCTTTTTCATCTGGTTGCTAAATCCGGAGAATGAAATCTAGGAGATGATTGCACCATCCCCGCCCCCTGACATGAAGGATGCCCCACTGCCCattggggaggggagcagggagagCTGGAGAGAGGCTGGGTCGGGGCAGGACCCAGGCGCAGATCCTCTGAGGCCAGCTgcagccctgcctgcctgccttcccctttcccctcccttctttcctccttctctgtttccttccttccatatctctttccttccctctttccccctcccactccttcctttcttccttctcctgtgGAGGTGGAAAATTTAGCTAGGACAAGCTGGGGCTGGGACGTTCCAGGAGCCAGAGACTGAGTGAAAGGCACAGAGATGAAAACGCGGTTTGGGAGAGCTGGTTCTTGGGTCGGCTAAGAGGGGATGAGCTCAGTGGTTAATAGGATTGGCCATGGCGAATCCCTCAGCAGGGCACGCACGGCACAAAGGGCCGAAGCGCGCGGGTAGCTCGAGGTCAGGATTACAGAGACTCAGGAGCAAGAGAGGAAGGCTTAAAGAGCCAGACTGCGCAGCCAGGACTGGGGTGATGGGCGCTGTCCTGCCAGGCCGGAAAATGAAGATGTAGGCCCGCCCCCAACCTAGGGAGTACTACCGGCCCCGTTCGTGTCCTCCCCCGCAACCTCGACCCCATCCCACCCCAGGAACCTCGGCGAAGCTGAGCCAAGACCACTTCTGAACCAGGGATGACCAGTGAACCTAGGGTCAGAGCCATCAGTTGGAAAGGCTGAGAGGAGCCTTGAAAAAGAGGGCGACCTTCCTTGGGATCTGTCTGTGCACTCCCTCCTTGCCTCCCCCCTCCAGCCTCCCACTTGGTAGCACCTTCCTGATCCCCTTATCTCTAAGGCGCTCAGGGAAATGCCCCGCTACGGGAGCCTTCTGGGAAATGCTGCCCTTGCCGCCCAGGAACCATGAGCCCTGCAGCCCCGGTAAGGAAGAGTTCTCTGGGACAGGAGGAAGGGCCCAGATCAGGGTGGGCACGCTTGCCACACAGGGAACGGGACAGAAGTCTTTTAGGCCCTGACAGCCTCTGGTCTCTGAATGACATCCTGTGGCTCCTGGTAGGTGAGGGTTTGCGGGGCTGAGCTATTGAAGGAAATGATCACAGTCCGAGGTGAGATACAGAAAGTCTTCCTTCTCCAGGTGGGCCCCCTCCAATCCATTCTTTACTGTGCCCTAGAGGGGACTTTACGACCCCCTAATCACACACCTCCCTCCTCATCTTGAAactcccacccccagctccagtcACTGCGTCCTAACATCCAAGCTCTCCGCCTGTCATGCAAGGCCTCTGTGCTATTTCTTTGCAAACCCTGCAGCTCTATCGCCTGCCACTCCCCATGCCTTCCCCACCCCTGCGCTCTATGTTCTAGACACACGGAAATGCTGGGCTCTCTTCAACATCCTGACAGTATTCATAGGGGACCTTTCGGGTCGCCCTAGGAAACTGCCACTCATCCTCCAATGCCCCTTTcggcctcctctgggaagccttcctgaACCCCTTGGGAAAAGTTAGGCTCATCTTTTCCATTGTTAAATCACACGCTGTGATCCAATTGTGTGTTTCCATGTAATCTCCCTCACTAGACTGGAAGCTGGGGATGGAAAGGGGAAGCAtcaaaaaaacattcaaaactaGGAGCCTGGCTTCTCCTTGcaactttactttttctttttttctaggaactgagttcactgattcttaagaaaaagtatttcatgataaatgagtgaacaaatgtcttaatagaaaagtaaaattgcAGGCGAGGCTGCTCTAGAGGGGTAGACTACAAGTCCCAGCATGCCTCGGGTCAGCATCTCTTCACGTCACGCCCCCTCCCTGGGGGTGGGCAGGTCCGGAGGGCGGGGCCCAGGGGGCAACTGGGCTCCCAGGCGCTGCCGGAGGAGAGAAATGCCCCTGGCTCTCCCGGGCGCACAAAGCGCAGGCGCAGCGGGTTGGGTGGCAGCAGCATCGAGTAGCGGCCGGTTTGGCAGCAACATCCGCAACAGGTGTAGACAAGGTGGGTGCATCAAGGGGAGGGCTGGAAAAGGAGTCTGCACCTGGCCCTCTTGTCTGATCTGTGTCAAGACCGTGGAGACGGGAGGGAGTGGCAAGAGGACAAGGCCGGGCCTTCCAGCCCAGGTGTGCCAGCCCTTGTTACGCAGCAACAGGTGTGagcaggtgggggaggggcggAGGCACCCGCTGGCAAGTGAGTCGCCCTCAGGAACAGAGGTCACCTACCTGGATTCCAGTGCAAGCTCCATCGCATAAATGGATGAGTCATTTGCGGACCCTCAGTTTGTCCATCTGTAATATAGGAGTAAAGATTCCCTTCCTAACAGGGTTATAatggggacaaggggagggagtaGTATGTTCGGTGACGTCCAAACTTAGCTGTACATTGGAATCATCTGAGGATCTTTGAAGAGTACCAGGGCTTGCCTCCTGCCCTCAGacattctgatttaattgttACGGAGTGTGGCCTGGCATCGGAAGTTCTCAAAGCTCCTGCTGGCATAACGGTTTGAAGCCAGGACTGCTGGGTGTGAGTCTGGGCTCCATTGCTTACTGATCAAGTGGCCCCGTGCAACTGACTGGACCTCTCCAGCCCCCGTTTCCCCATCTCTGAAATAGGAATAATAAGGACTGCAGGgaggcttaaatgagataatggatgaAAGCACTGAGAGGGGGTACCCAGACAGAGTGCTCGGTCCATCACAGCTGCTGTTGAACTCCTCTGTTAAGCACTTTGTAAACAGCTCTAGTGGGGTCCAAATGGGAGGGAGCCTTTCCATTGCCGTGATTCTAATATTCTGCACTTCCACATTACAGAATCCCAAGGTTTCTAATACTTTAAGAGTCTCATGCTCCACTGACTGAGCTAGCCAGCTCCTCCCTCCAGCTTCTGCCTGCCTCGCAGACGCACTTCTACAGATTTAGAAACAGACCAGGACAGAGGGCCGGGGAGGAGGGATGTGGCCAAAGTTATGAAGCTGAGGCTGGAATCCAGGCTCCtggtccccacccccaaccccacaccAACGGCTGCCCTGCTGACCCCACAGTGACAGTGCTCCCATTCTCTTCCTAAGCAGAGAATGGGGAGGAGGCCGAGGCTGCCTGGCCCTTGTTTGTTTACTAACCCTCCCTCAAACATTTCCTGGGTGGCTCCCCGGGGACGGCAGGGCTGGGGGCTTCTCTCCAGGGAGCTGCTGCTGAGGCCTGTGTCTCCTGTGGCTCCTCTGACAGATCCCGCCTGACTCCGCCCTGGAAAGTCCTTTTGAAGAAATGGCCCTGGTGAGGGGCGGCTGGCTGTGGAGACAGAGTGAGTGATCCTGGGCCCCTGGTCCTGGGGCAGGGTAAGGGAAGTGGCTTACTGGGCTTGCCACAGGGAACCCTTCTCCCAAGGAGCCAGGACCTTTTCATCCTTCCCTTGTTTGTCCacgctcttccctctgcctgaaggTCCTTCCCATTCCTGACTACATGGTTTAAACTTCTACTTGTTCCTCACGACCCATCTCAGATGGGCCTCTGTCTGAGGAGACTTCTCTGGCTTTTCCTctggcccccacccctgcccctgcgATAGCGTCAAGCTGGATTAGAGGCTCCTTCCTTGGTTTTCACGGCGTCTTACAGTGATCTCCTTAGAACAGAACTGTCTTTATCTGTGGGTCTCCCCACTCCCTGACCCCAGACTGGTCCCAGTCTGTGAGCTCCTCAAGGACAGGGGGCTGGGTTTGACCCTCTGTGTATCCACAGTCCCCTAACTCCAGGGGGGCTGGGTTTGACCCTCTGTGTGTCCACAGTCCCCCAGCCCTGGGCTGGACACAGAATGAGGTACAGAACAAAgtgaaaaatgagagagagagagagagaagatagagGCTCAAGGTAGGGAGAGGTCTTTGCCCTTGAAGAGACCTGGGACGTGGCCTTAGCAGCTTCCAAGTAATGGGCCCAGTCACTCATTTCCCTGTTCAGCACATGTATGACTCGAGCTTCTACTATGCGTCAGACCCAATGGGAGGCAGGAGGTGAACaagacagagagaagacagaaagaggTCCTGCCCTCATTTCAGGGGGTAGATAGACAAGAAAAAGGTGGTTATAACACTAGGGACTGAGGCTGAGGGGACTTGGGAGTCTGTCTGGGGCTCCTATCCCCAGCAGGCTCTGGGATCGCCTGCCTAGTGCATCTGGAATATTGTACAGGCTCCATCCTCCGCCGCTGGAAGCGGAACTGGTTTGCCCTGTGGCTGGACGGGACCCTGGGATACTACCACGATGAGACAGCTCAGGACGAGGAGGACCGTGTGCTCATCCACTTCAATGTCCGTGACATAAAGATCGGCCAAGAGTGCCATGGTGAGCAGAAGCCCCTTCCTCTGTGGCACCGTGACTGTGGGCAGAGCCCTCCCACTGTCTCTGAGAACACCTGCTGTTGGAAGCCTCTTTGCAGCTTTCAGAGGCATTTCAGACATTGCTTCTGAGCCTCTGTGAACTCCAATTCAGTTTGGTGTGAGTTAAGAAATAGGTCcttggctgtgtgtggtggctcatgcctataatttcagcactttgggtggctgaagtgggaggatcacttgaggccaggagttctagaccagcccgggcaacatagtgagaccctgtctctaaaaaaaaaaaaaaaaaaaattggtgagaTGTGGTCGCATatggctactggggaggccgaggcaggagaatttcttgagcccaggaattcaaggctgcagtaagctatgatcccagtactttgagaggccgaggcatgtAGATTACTTGAgtctagagttcaagaccagcctgggcaacatggcaaaaccccgtctctaccaaaacaaaaacaaacaaaaattagccaggtgtggtagtgtgtgcctgtagtcccagctacttaagaggctcacgtgggaggattgcttgagcctaggaggcagaggttgcagagtgTTTATggcactgtactacagcctgggggacagagctagaccctgtctcaaaaaaaaaaaaaaagaaaaagaaagaaaaggaaatcagtccTTTAGTGCCTTTCTCCTCTGTGCTGTGTCTCAGAGGTGAGCCAGGCACAGTTCCTGCCCTCCAGGCGCTCGGTACTggatgaagatgaaatgaaattagGAGGCCCAGAGAAGCGAAGTGGCCCAGGGTCACAGCAAATCTCCACATTCCTCCACCAAGGCCCAGGCCACAGTTCTAACTGGGTAACTGGGAGGCGTGCTGAGGGAAGCGTCAGCATGGAAAGGTTGGAAAGGTTAGAAGCGTAGAGTAGAATCCCTCAGAGGGTATATGGGATCAGAGGAGGTTGGCAGTGGCCAGTAAACAGAGCCCAAAGAAGTCAATTCCTATTCCTATTCCTGGTTTACTGGGGGGACCCGGGGCTTGCGCCTGTGGAAACCTATATTTGTCTGCTTCTAGATGTGCAGCCCCCAGAGGGCCGGAGCCGAGATGGCCTGCTAACTGTGAACCTACGGGAAGGCGGCCGCCTGCACCTCTGTGCGGAGACCAGGGATGATGCCCTGTGAGTCACTCCCAGGAGAGGATGGGGTGGAATCTTGGGGAAAGTTACCACGTGCCCCCTTCTCATTGGGCCTTCTGGTTCTCTGACCGTAGGAAGAGGGCACTAAGGCCAGTCAGCAAGGGTATCTCATTGGAGGTGGGTAGAGTGGATTTGAAGGGCCCATGGTGActggcctggcacacagtgaacTCCTCATGTGGTCTACGGTGAACTCAGGATTGCTGAGGGGGAGGTGTGCACACCTGCCTCGGGTGTCTGGTTCCTGGTCTTTAGCAGCCTCTGAGGTGAGCCCTCACCTGAGGGTGATGCAAAGCAGCAGAGCAGCCTAGTGGCACCCTTGCTGTCTTCTTAGAAGATGCCCTGGTGGGGGACTCTGGTCTGAGGGGTAGCCCCCAACCTGCCTACAAAGGCAGTCAGCTGCGTCCCAGGCAGGGGCACCCCAATGTCAGATGCATATCCATGCGGCCAGCCTGGGTGTGTCCTCCGCAGGCGCCATCCGCTCTCTCACATTCCGTCCCTTCCTACCCTCTGGCTGAGGGGTGCATGGCCTTTGCGCTGGAGGAGAGTGAAAGAGATGGGTGTGTGGGAGTGGGGGAAGCTGAGCTCCAGGCAGACAGCACAGAGCTGCCTTGTCCAACCCAGCCAGGTGCCATGGCAACCAACAAAGGCCCAATTGTCCCGTGTCTGCTGGGCCTTCCTGGAGCTCTGGGGTCAGAGCTTTGGGGAACTGTTTTGTTTGTAGATTTGGGATGTGGAGGGGGGCTGTGGCTAGAGCACCCACCCAGGAGTGTCAGATTCTGACATCCCCTGAGAGACCACCCAAGCCCAACCATCCActgtatagatgaggaaactggaactTCTAGAGGGGATGAGAAGAATGAATTAGCCTAACTTAGTGCTCCATCCATGTGACTGGGCAGGGGAGGGGTCACTTTTGTCTTCCTGAGGGAGACAAGAGATCTCTCCTTTCATGAGAGACTGGGGCTGGGTTGGAGAGGAGAGTCTAAAATGTGGGAGCCCAATTCACCTACCCCCAAACTCCCTCCTCATGGTCTGGTGGGATTTGCTTTGCAGAGCATGGAAGACAGCGCTGCTGGAGGCGAACTCCACCCCGGTGAGTTCCCTGTTCTCTCCCCCTTTCCCCACCACCTCCGTGTGCCATGGAATCATGAGTGATTCAGACTCGGTCTCCACCTACCAGAAGTTCTCAGTCTCATGTGGATAGGTTTGTGCAAACTCTGATGCCTGAGTCCCAAGTGGGAAAGGATAAGGGACAGCCAACTGGTgctcagaggagagagagaagcctCCATGGAGACTTGCTGGAGGGAGTGGCACGTGAGCTGGGGAAAAGGAACTGTCTTTTATCGAGCAACTATTATGTGTCAGGTGTGGTGCAGGTATCATTCCACCTGCTCCTCACAACAGTCCTGTGTGGTTGGGGTTATTGTTCTATCTCTGTAGATGATAAGACTGAAGCTCATTCATCcacacaacaaatatttactgagctgcTACTATGGGCCAGGCGCTGTGTCAAGTGCCAGGGATCAGAGGTGAACCAAGGAGATGTGGGCTCTGCCCACCTGGACTCAGCCTAGTGAGGAGCCAGACATGGAACAACTAATTAATTATGCCATTTCAACAGTATAACGGCTCTGACAGAGATTTGCAGTGTCTGGCCCTTTCATCCAGGTGGTAGTTCAGGCAAGGCTTAAACCGAGAACTGAAGGATAAACAGAAATTGACTGGGTGAAAGGCGTGGGGAAGGGGTAAAGGGAACAGTATTCCAGGCACAGGGATCAGCATGTGCAAATGCTCTGAGAGAGGTTAGGACGTTGGCAAGTTGAGTAGGAGGACAGCTGGGGTGGCTGGTGCTTAGGGAGTGAGTAGGTAAGGGGGGAAGGAGGGTTGGCACGACCAGGCCTTGTGGGCTGTATGAAGGATTGGTTTCTGCTAAGAGCACCAGGGAGCCATGACAAGTGTTTGAACAGACGGATGGCATGATCAGATCAGGCtcgatttatatttttaaaaagataattgttGTAACGTTGgggcattaaaaaaaacaaaacaaaacaaaaaggtagtCTGTCAGTTACTGAAATTTTattatagagaaaaggaaaaaaaagataatctggCTGGTAGGTACGGAATGGATTGTAGAGGGTGACTGTAGACACCCAGAggccacttaggaggctgggaCAGTGTCCCAGCAACAGACTGGAGATCTGGACTAAGGCCTTGCTGGCCGAGACAGGCTGATGAGTACAGGATGTATTTAGGATTTGGAGTCAACAGAGCTTGTGACTGATGGAAGTGGCGGTTTGAAGAGCCGCCCAAGGCCCAGCTTGGCCTCCACCCCCATCTGCCTGACTCCAGAATCTGTGTTTGCTCTTTCTCTGTGTGGCACAATGGAGCCCCCTCTCACCTACAGAGAAAGTCCATTGGGAAGTAGCAGGGGAGACCTGGATGCATTTAGAAACCTCCTCAGGCATCCACCTGCTGAGCACCAGGCATTATGCTAAGCCCCTGGCACCAGTGACATCATTTCATCTTCCAATAACCCTGGCAGGGCAGCTGGGTAGGGATTGGCATTatcagtcccattttacagataaggaagccaAGGTTCAGAGACGGGAGGTGACTTGTCCAAAGCTTATAGTCTTAAGTCAGTGGAAAAGCCTATCATGGAAGGAGGACATTATCTGCAGAAGTAACTGCATGAGCAGAGACAGAGaagtggtgtgtgtatgtgtgagtgcacAAGTGCGTGTGCACATACGTGTGCATCTAAGGGCCCAGAGTCTGCCTGGCTGGAGAGCAATTCATGAGGGGAATGAAACAGGAGAGATGATTTCTGAGGTCACCAGGGCCAGCTCATGATGGCCCTCAAAGTCCAGTTGGAGGAAATGGACTTTCCCTGAGGCCTGTAGGGGAGCAATAAAGGGCATTCAACAGGGAGGGCTGTGGTCAGATTTTTGGGGGCAGACTCAGGCTCCCAAGTGGCAGGTGAATTGGAGGAAGCTGGGAGTAAGGAGGCTACCGCAGTAGTCTGCAGGGTGGAGGGACCCAGGTCGGGCTCCCCTGGCTTGGAGCTCCGAAGCCTCTTTATGTAGGGCGAATCAGTTCCACCACAGAGAGGCGAAGGGAGGGAAGCAAAGGCGACCGTCTGCACTCTGTGACTCTATGAAGCGGCCTCGCTCTTCTCTGCCTGTCCATCTCCTGTGGCTCTGCTGTCCCTTCTCTCTGCCCTGGCCTCTATTCTACCTCCCACTACTGCACATATACACATCCCTCTGGGCCCGGGCTAATTTGAGTCGGGTGTGTTTGTGCCTGTGTCTGCCTGTTTCTGTGTGTTCACCTCTGTGTTTATGGGTTTCTCTCTGTAGCCTGTGTGGGAATGACCTGCCCTTTGTCCTCCGACATGCTGGAGTTCATACCTCACTCCAGGTGGAGGTTCCAGGAGCCCCTAACACCAGCTTTACTGGGAACACAGGGCCTGGGGGCACAGCTAGGGACGAGGCTGGGGTAAAGCGAACCAGGTAGGCTACAGGATAGATGGGAGTTGCCCTGTCCTCCCTGGAGACTGGGAGCCCCAGCAGCATGAAATAGGGGAAGGTGGGCTAATTCTGGAAAGAGACTACTTGTCCTTCTTTTCTGCGTAACTTTGGCAGTCGTcagccttctctgagcctccccTGTTACCATGAGCTGAGGAGAAAGAGGACGCTCCCTGCCACAACCCAGCTGGCGGAGGGCTCTGGTAGGGTCTGGAAAGAGCTCTGAGTGTCTTTAGGCGTAGAGGGCCTCTGacacccccttcctccctcccccttcttgGGTTTCTGTGGCTTGAGCAGGCCCCAGCTGGAGCAACCGTCCCTCCCAGGAGCCGCCGGGTTTGCTCCAAGGTCAGGTGTGTGACCCGCTTGTGGAGCCCCTGTAAGGTTGAGAGGCGGATCTGGGTAAGTGCTGGCTCAGCCCTCCCTGCCTCCATACTGGCCACCAGGATGAGCCTCCAAAACCAGGCCCAGTCCATCCCTTCCCTGTGACAAATATTCCATGGCTCCCTATCACCCACGGGACAAAAACCAACGGCTCTGCTGtaccctctgcccccagccacaTCAGACCTTTCCCCTCTGCCAGCCTTCGCACATGCTGTTCCCGCTGCTGGCGAGACTGCAGTTTCCTCGTTCACCGGACAGACTGACACCCGTCCTGTAAGGCTCACCTCAGAGGCTGCCTGCCACCTGCTCGGTGGGGACATCCTAGACCACCAGCCATCGTCATTCCCTCCCACAGCCTAGTGGCACTAAGGCTTAGTGCTTTCTTCATTCTGCCTGTTTCAGAACTGGTTTATTCTGGTCTGTGTCGTCTTCCATGAGGCCTAGAACTTCCTCCAAGGCAAGGACAAGGCCTGACTGCGCTGCCTCTATGGAGCTTGGCACAAGGCTAGGCAAATGGCACATGCTCACTTAGTGCTCAGTGATGGGGAGTCTGTGCTGACCCTTCTCACACAGTGGGGCTCAGGGAATGTTCACTGAGtgagcaaaggaaggaaggagggagtgaaAAACCTCTGTTATAGCAATACTACTACATAGTCAAATAATTTAGTCTAGATCTGTCTCCCCTCAACCTGAATGTTTCTTGAAGGCAGGATCTGAACCTGAATCTTTTCTCTGTCCCCAGTgctcagcacagggcctggcatgggGTGGGTGGCGGGAGGGGTCTTGAGTGAGAGTACCTGTGATCTTACAGTCAACTCTGAGCTCTTCTTACACAGTGGTGCTCAGTGTGGCTATGTGTCAGGATTGCTTAGGAACTTACAAGCACTAACAAGTTCTACCTCTGGATGTTCTAATCTGGCATGGGGCCTAGGCCTAGGAAACCTGTAGTTTAAACCTGTCTcctggccgggcctggtggctgacgcctgtgatcccagcattttgaggctaaggtgggcggatctcttgaggtcaggagttcgagaccagcctagccaacatggtgaaattctgtctctactaaaagtacaaaaattagcaagatgtggtggtgggtgcctgtaatcccagatactcgggaggctgaggcaggagaatggcttgaactcaagaggtggaggtggttgcagtgagccaagattgccccactgcaccactgcactccagcctgggcaacaaagcaagactccatctcaaaaaaaaaaaaaaaaaaaaagtctcctgaTGACTCTGATATGCAGAATCACTAAGCCTAGAAGTGCTTGGGCCACCAAGTTGTATAGATGTGGCACTGTTAGATCCTCAGAGGCTTGGAGAGGTTACCTAACTTGATCAAGATCACTCAACTCATCAGTGGCAGGTCTGGGACTCCCAGCCCATCGTTCTGAGGTATTCTCCATGCCCAAACTAGAATACAAGTTTGTTTAAAGTGGGGAAGCCAAAAACTAGGATTTAACAGACTGTAAACCTAATAACACAACAGCTCGGCTAAGGGGAGTCATTTGCATGCGACCCCCTGATTGGTCAACACTGGTTGTACCCACAAAGTAGCTGGGCCTctggagagggagaggcaggtTCAAACCCTCAGGTTCTGCCCATGGGTCTCTGGGCTGTCCCTACTTGTTGCCAGGTGACTTACAGGAGTTTACTTCTGGGCCTCCCAGACCTGGAGAGTAAAAACAGGTGCCCTAGAGGGACATGGGGTGTTccaccctctccagggcctcccaAGGCCACTGGCTTACTGCGTAGCAGCAGGGCAAGGTGGAGGCTCTAGATCTCAACTTCCCCACCAATAAAATTGGACCTGAGTGCTTAAATCCCTCTAGCCCCTTTTGGGCCTGGAGCCCGGATTCTGGCACTGCCTACCAGAAATCTGTATTGGATCACTGATGGGGAGGAAGCACCGGAGAGTTCACTGACCTACAGCATTGCTCGTCTGAGCCTCTTGCATTTTCTTGGGACTATTTGTTTTCCCTGACTTGAAACTGAACTCAGAGTTGGGCAACCTTAGTTCCAAT
Protein-coding sequences here:
- the PLEKHB1 gene encoding pleckstrin homology domain-containing family B member 1 isoform X4, with the protein product MSPAAPIPPDSALESPFEEMALVRGGWLWRQSSILRRWKRNWFALWLDGTLGYYHDETAQDEEDRVLIHFNVRDIKIGQECHDVQPPEGRSRDGLLTVNLREGGRLHLCAETRDDALAWKTALLEANSTPVRVYSPYQDYYEVVPPNAHEATYVRSYYGPPYAGPGVTHVIVREDPCYSTGAPLAMGMLAGAATGAALGSLMWSPCWF
- the PLEKHB1 gene encoding pleckstrin homology domain-containing family B member 1 isoform X3; its protein translation is MALVRGGWLWRQSSILRRWKRNWFALWLDGTLGYYHDETAQDEEDRVLIHFNVRDIKIGQECHDVQPPEGRSRDGLLTVNLREGGRLHLCAETRDDALAWKTALLEANSTPAPAGATVPPRSRRVCSKVRCVTRLWSPCKVERRIWVRVYSPYQDYYEVVPPNAHEATYVRSYYGPPYAGPGVTHVIVREDPCYSTGAPLAMGMLAGAATGAALGSLMWSPCWF
- the PLEKHB1 gene encoding pleckstrin homology domain-containing family B member 1 isoform X2, coding for MSPAAPIPPDSALESPFEEMALVRGGWLWRQSSILRRWKRNWFALWLDGTLGYYHDETAQDEEDRVLIHFNVRDIKIGQECHDVQPPEGRSRDGLLTVNLREGGRLHLCAETRDDALAWKTALLEANSTPAPAGATVPPRSRRVCSKVRCVTRLWSPCKVERRIWVRVYSPYQDYYEVVPPNAHEATYVRSYYGPPYAGPGVTHVIVREDPCYSTGAPLAMGMLAGAATGAALGSLMWSPCWF
- the PLEKHB1 gene encoding pleckstrin homology domain-containing family B member 1 isoform X6, with translation MALVRGGWLWRQSSILRRWKRNWFALWLDGTLGYYHDETAQDEEDRVLIHFNVRDIKIGQECHDVQPPEGRSRDGLLTVNLREGGRLHLCAETRDDALAWKTALLEANSTPAPAGATVPPRSRRVCSKVRCVTRLWSPCKVERRIWPSHMLFPLLARLQFPRSPDRLTPVL
- the PLEKHB1 gene encoding pleckstrin homology domain-containing family B member 1 isoform X1 gives rise to the protein MALVRGGWLWRQSSILRRWKRNWFALWLDGTLGYYHDETAQDEEDRVLIHFNVRDIKIGQECHDVQPPEGRSRDGLLTVNLREGGRLHLCAETRDDALAWKTALLEANSTPVRVYSPYQDYYEVVPPNAHEATYVRSYYGPPYAGPGVTHVIVREDPCYSTGAPLAMGMLAGAATGAALGSLMWSPCWF
- the PLEKHB1 gene encoding pleckstrin homology domain-containing family B member 1 isoform X5, with the protein product MSPAAPIPPDSALESPFEEMALVRGGWLWRQSSILRRWKRNWFALWLDGTLGYYHDETAQDEEDRVLIHFNVRDIKIGQECHDVQPPEGRSRDGLLTVNLREGGRLHLCAETRDDALAWKTALLEANSTPAPAGATVPPRSRRVCSKVRCVTRLWSPCKVERRIWPSHMLFPLLARLQFPRSPDRLTPVL